The DNA sequence GGGCGGATCCGTCCCGACCTCGCGCTGTACCGCCCGCAGGACCGGCCCGCGAACCGCCGGTCGTTCACGGTCGCGCCGTGGGCGACGCTTGAGGTGCTGAGCGACGACGTCCACCACGACCTGGTCCGCAAGCACGGGGTCTACGCCGAGCAGGGTGTGGTCCGGCGGGCCTACGTCGAGGCGTGGGGGCGCTACCCGTGGTGGTGCCGCCTGGACGGCGTCGACCACGACGGCCCCACCGCCACCTGGGCGCTGGACGGCTGGCCGGCGCTGCACCTCGACCGCGACACCCTCCTCGCCGACTGAGCTGCACCACCGGATGGGTGGCACTGCCACCGATCAGGAACCAGGCGAACCTCGCCGAGGTCGCGGACCGCCCGGGGCACCGGCAACCGCGTCCAGCACGCGCTGTCGCGTGCTTGCCGACGGTTGTCGTCCCCCAGCCTACAGCCCGGTGACCTGCAGGAACCACTCCAGATGGGGGTTGCCGCTGGTGTTGGTCCAGGTCCCGGTCTCGCTCTCGGTGGTGTCCTGCGCCCGGCCCAGCAGGTCGGAACGGGCGTTGGTGAACGCCGCGAAGTCGGCGGCCTGCGGCTTGCTCTGCAAGAAGACGGCGGCAGCGCCGGCGACGTGGGGTGCGGCCATCGACGTGCCGCTCTTGGTGGTGGTCCCGCCGCCGGCCTGGGTGGACAGGATGCTGACCCCGGGGGCGGCGATCCCCACGGGCGCCGACACGGTGGGGATGTAGTCGACCGCGTCATCACCCCAGTTGGACCAGCTCGGCCAGTCCGAGTCGGCGTTGGTCGCCGAGACGGTGATGACCGTGTCGTCGTAGGCGGCGGGGACCGCGCCGGCGGCGTCGGCCCCGCTGTTGCCGGCGGCGACGGCGAACACCACGCCGACGTCGGTCGCGTCGCAGATCGCCTGGTGGTAGGCGTCGGCGCCGGAGAACTCGCCGTTCGCGCACGTGGCGGTTTTCGAGCCCGAGCCGCCGAGGCTCATGTTCGCGACCCGGGCGAGGCCGGTGTTGTGGCTGGCGACCCAGTCGATGCCGGCGATCACCCCCGAGCGGGTGCCCGAGCCGCTCTTGGCCAGCACCTTGACCGCGTGCAGCGTCACGTCGGGCGCCACCCCGACGACGTCCACGTCGTTGTCGAGCGCGCCGATCGTGCCCGCCACGTGCGTGCCGTGGCCGTGGTCGTCGTCCCAGTCGGCCGCGCAGCCCCCGCCCCGGCACGGCTCGACGGCGTAGCCCTCCGCCACGTTGGTGGTGAGGTCGCGGTGGTCCGGGTCGATGCCGGTGTCGATCACGTACACGTGGATGCCGGCGCCGGTGTTGCCGTCGCGCAGCGGCGCCCCAACGCGCTCGACGCCCCACGGCACGGGCTGGAGGTCGGTCGACGTCGCGGTGAGCGTGAAGTCAACCGTGGTGGTGCTATCCGCCCCGACCGTCGCCTCCTTGCTCTGCGGGTCGAACCCGTCGGCGGTGGCCGTGACCGTGTGCTTGCCCTCGGGGACGTCGCTGATCGAGTAGTCCCCGTTGCCGTCGCTGGTCGCCGACAGCGTCGTCCCCTCGACGGTGACGGTCGCGTCGGCGATGGCCTCGTCGGTGCTGGCGGTGACCGTCCCGGCGATCGTGCCGGTCCCTGGCTCCGGTGACGGCGCGTCGCAGTCCCCGCTGTAGGGGGTCGGCTTGTCGTGCCCGCACTGGTGGTGGGCGGTGGTCACGACACGGTCCGCATCGACGTAGGCGACCCGGGGGTCAGCGGCGATGCGCGCGGCAGCGCGCTCGGACATGCGCGCGGCGTAGCCCTGCAGGGCGTGGCGGTAGACGTGGGCGACCGAGGCGTTGTGGGCGCGGCTGTGCTCGGCGGCGACCGCTCCGGGGTCCCCGGACTCCAGCACCACGATGTAGGCGCCGGGGATCACGTCGGGGTCGGCTGTGGGTGTGGCTCCACCTGCCGTCGGCAGCAGCGCCAGCATCATCGTCGCGGCTCCCACGAAAGCGATCGAGCGTCTCATCGTGCGCTCCTCCCGGGCGAGCACGCCGCCAACCCCGCGCTGGCCGTACCGCTCGTACCCCGGAGCATGAGGGTATAAGGCCAGGAGGGGCCGCCACAAGGCCCCGCGCCAGAACCATCACAAGGGGCTAGGCTAGCGCGGCCGCGGCGTCCGAGGGGTCAGAAGTTAGAGATCACCGCCGTGAAGACCTGGTCGATCGTGCGCGGGTCGCTGGAGTCGTACGCCGCGGCGTCGGTGGCCTCGGCGATGCGCCGCAGCACCGCCGGGTCGGCGTCGCGCCCGTAGGCGATCGGAAAGATGCGCACCGGGGACTGCTGGCCCTCCAGCCCTTCGGTGAGCGAGCGCAGCATGGCCTCGAGGTCGTCGTTGCGGGGGTCCTCGTTGCGACCGTCGGTGAGCAGCACGACCGCGTTGATCTTGGCCGGGTCCGCGTCCGCGCGCAGCTCGCGAAAGCTCTCCTGGGTGACCGTGTACAACGGGGTCCCCGCGACGGGGACGAGCCCCTCCAGGCGCTCCTGGAGGGCGGTGCGGTTCTCGCTCATGGGCCCGATGGGAACGAGGTCGATCCAGTCGTCCTGGCCGTCCGGACCGAGGTTGGTCGAGAAGATCCGCAGCCCCACCTCGTCGTCGTCGCGGAACTGGTCGAGCGCCTGGACCGCCGCTTGCACGGCGAGGTCGAGCTTGGTCTCGCGGCTGTCACCAGCCGGGTCGGCCATGGAGCCGGACACGTCCATGACCAGCTGGACGCGCGCGGCCTTGCGCTGCTCCTCCCAGCGCTCCAGCACTTCCACCATCACCGGTGGCGGCGGCACCTCCAGGGTGGTCTGCGGCTCCTCGGGGTCCACCCCGAGGTCGGCCACCAGCGGTGGCCCCAACGCCACCTCCGGGTTGCCCGGCCGGAAGCCGAACTCGAGCACCCGTTCCTGGTTCTCGGGTCGCTGCACGTACTCCTCGAAGACCCGGGCACCCGCCCGCTGCTCGTCGCTGACCCAGTCGGCGTCAAGGATGATGAAGGGGTTGTCGCTGAACAGCGTCCCCTCCTTGGGGTAGATCCCCACAAGGGGGATCCGCGGTTCCTCGAGCACCTCGCCGGGCTCCAGGACCCCGTCGGGGTTGCCGCGGTTGTAGTTGATGAGGCTGACCTCCTCGATGGCGATCGCCGAGGCGTAGGTCAGCACGGTGCCGCGGGCGTCGTTGCGGGCCATGTTGTTCAGGAATGTCAGCGTGGTGTCGCCGTAGTGCACGACCGCGGACTCGACTCCGCGGGCGAACTCGGCGACCTCGTCCTGGGCAAGGTCCTCGGTGCTGAGGCCCCGCTCCTTGCCCGTGGCGGCGTAGTACTGCGCGATCAGCGCGGAGAGCCCCGACGTCGAGAAGTTGGGGTTGGTCTTGCCGAGGCGGAAGCGGCCCCACTCCGGGTGGCCGACGCTGCCCCACCCCTCCGGGTCGTTGGCGAGAGCCAGGACGTCGGCCCACCCGATGGGCGTGTCCGGGTGACCGAGTGCGGTCGCCATCGGTTCGGGCATGGCGATCAGCAGCGGGGTGAGCATGAATGGCCGGGCATCGGCCGGCGCCATGGGCGACTCCCCCTGCTCGTCGAGGAGCTGGTTCAGGATCGCGCCCCAGCTGCTGGCCGCGGGCGACCAGATCACGGGCGCCGGGCCGTCGGCATCGGGGTTGGGCCAGCCCTGGCTGAGCAGGGTCATCGCCCCGCCGGAAGCCGACGAGTACGGGCGGACGAAGATGCACTCGCCATCGACGACCGCCTCGTCCGAGCCGTTGAAGTCGCCCGCGAGATCGGTCAGCAGGTCGATCTTCTCCGAGCTGACCGCCATGTCGACCGTGACGCAGTCGCCAGGGTCGCCGAGGTCACCGCCGGTCTCGCGCTCGCCGGTTGTGCCGCCCTGGCATGCGGCCAGGGCCATCGCACCGGCCATGGCCAGAGCCGTCCAACGCAGCAATCCCGTCATCGTCCGACCTCCTGTGCGAGCTGCAGCAACACGAACAGCGTCCCTGCCGGCGGCAACCCCGCCTCTGTCGGCAGCCCTCCCGGAAAGGCCACCCCCACCTGTGTCAACGCCGGTGCGTCCGGACTGCCCTCGACCCGCCAGCCGGCCTCCGCGAGCAGGGCCGGCGCGACCCGCGCCACCTCCTCGGCGAGGGCGTGCGCCCCATCATCATCGCCGATCGCGGCCACGACCAGGTTGGCGGTCACCACCGGCTCGATCGGCTGCAGCCGCAGCGTGGGCGCGCGGGCGGCGGTCCGGGCGAGGAAGGGCGCGGCTTGGGCCTCGAGCACGCCGGCGATGTCCAACGCGCTCTCCCCCCGCTGCACCATCGCCTCGATCGGAGACGCCAGCCCTGGCGGGAGCGGGGGCCTCGCCTCCTCCAGCCGGCTGAGCCAGGCGAAGAAGGCGTTGCCCTCCACATCGGCCCTGCTGACATCGCCCCCGCCGGCGTATCCCGCAGCGATCTGGCCCAGCAGCAGCATCGCCTCGGCGGCGTCGGCACCCTCGGCACGGCCGACCTTCACCCGACCCCAGGCCTCGGGGGCGCCGATGTCCGCCCACGAGCCTGCGGCCACGTCCCCGACGCACCGCCAGGTCAAGGTGCCGCACGCGCTTTCCAGCGCGGCGGCGCGCTCCTCCCACACGGCGGCCACCAGCGGCGAACGTGCCAGCGGCGTGCCGTCGCCGAGCACCGTCGCCTCGCCGGCGGACTCCAGGCGGAGCGCGGCGACCTCCACCCAAGGGTCAAGCGTGAGCCAGGCGCCCCGCAGCTCCTCCCCGGCCGGGTCGACCAGCCGGTCGGCGACGGCCGCCGGGGCCTCGGCGACAGCGCCCACGTCCGCCTCGTCGGCGACTGCCTCACAGACGTCCTCCAAGCCGACGTCGCAAGTCAGCGTCAGCTCGCCGGCGGTCCCGGGGGGATTCCCCGGGCCGGCGAGAGGCGCATCCTCGATGCGGGAGCGAAAGCTCAGCGCCCCCGCGACCATGCCCACGGCGAGCACCAGCGCAAGGATGCGCTTCACCGCCATTGGAGCCCCCAGCCGCCGCTCACCGGCTCAGGGTATCGGCATCACCCGTCCGCGGTGGCATGGGGGTCGGCCCGCTCGGGCACGTCGCGGGCCGTGAGCGTCACCAGGTCCTCCTCGGTGTGCTCGCGGCCCTCGCGGTGCAGGGCGTCCACCCGGGCGACGACCCGGCTGGCCTGGCGGGCGACCGCCGCCTCGAACAGGTTGCGGGCGAGCCTGCCGTTGCCGAAGCCGCGATCGCGGGGGGCCCGGTCCAGCAGCGTGCGCATGGCGTCGCGCGCGCCCCGCGTCAGCCGGTAGTGGTGACGCCGAGCCAACAGCTCCAGGATGGCGAGCAGCTCGTCGGTGGTGTAGTCGGGGAAGAAGATCGTCTTGGGGAAGCGCGACCGCAGGCCGGGGTTCGCGTCGATGAAGGTCGCCATCTCGTCGGTGTAGCCGGCCACGATCACCACGACGCGGTCACGGCGGTCCTCCATCAGCTTGACCAGCGTGTCGATGGCCTCCGCCCCGAAGTCCCGTTCGCCGCCGCGCGCCAGCGCGTAGGCCTCGTCGATCAGCAGGACGCCGCCGTCGGCGGCGTCGAACACCTCGGTGACGCGGGTGGCGGTCTGGCCGACGAAGCCGGCGACCAGGCCGGAGCGGTCAGTCTCGACGAGGTGGCCCCGCTCGACGACGCCCAGGGCCCGGTAGATCTGGGCGACCAGGCGGGCCACGGTGGTCTTGCCGGTACCCGGGTTTCCCGTGAACACCAGGTGGCGGCTCTGGACGGCGACCGGCAGGTCCCGAGCACGGCGCAGCTGCTCGACGCGGAGCAGGTCGGTGACCAGGCGCACCTCGGCCTTGACGCCGTCGAGACCCACCAGCTCGTCGAGGGCAGCGAGCGACTCGTCCAAGGAGCGCTCGGGCTCGTGCAGACCCTCCACCGTCCCGACCGGGCGGCCCTCGGCCGGCGCCGTCTCGGCCGGCCCGGGTCCGGTGCCCTGCGCCGGGGGCGCTGCGGGGGCCGCGGGGGGCGTGGGCAGCAGCCGCAGCAGCATCTTGCGGAAGTCGTCGACAGCCGCGAGCTCGAGGCGGTCGGTGTAGCCGTCGAACGCCGCGGTGGCGTGCGCGACCGCCATGGCCCGCTCGTAGTACACCCGGGTGCGCGCCGAATGGTCCCCGAGGTCGGCGTCGCGCAGCAGGCTGAAGAGCGGGGAGGGCGCCCCCAGCCACTCCGCTGCGTCGTCGAGGAGGCCTTGGCGACGCACCTCCTCGGGGGTGGCCTGCCCCAGTCGGCCGTCGAGCCGGCCGGCGAACACGCTGATGAGGGCCAGGATCTCGTGGTCGCCGACACGCCCGTCGGCGACCACGAGCGCGGCGGCGAGGTGGTAGGAGTCCAGGGCCACGTCGGCCCCCGCCCGGCTGGGGTCCATGCCCGTGGCGCGGGCCAGGGCCTCCAGCACCGGGGTCAGCGCTGCCACGAACAGGTCCACGTCGTGCGACAGGCGTGCCGTGGTGTCCACCGTGCTCCCTCCGCCATCGCTTGGACGCAGCGTAGAGGGCTGGGGAGACAACCGCCTCGCCGACCCCGACGTGGACTACTCGCAGTTCGACACGGACGGCGACGGCGTCATCGGTCAGGACGAGCTCGTCCTGGTGCGCCAGGACGTCTCCCCCGACCCTGTGCCCGAGGGGTTCCGCCACGGCGCAGCGCCCCGACCTCGTAGAGCTCGACGGCGTGGAGCTCGGTGGTGCCGGCAACGCATGGGACAATGATCGGTTGGTGGCCGTCGAGCCGGCACCGCCACCAACCTGATGACGCTGGTCCACGAGGTCGGCCACGCCGCCTTCGACATGCCCGACACCCGCATCAACAACGATGTCGACCGATACGACCTCGGTGCGGGCACGTCGAACCTCGCGGACGCGTCGCTGTTCCGGTCGAGCGCGTGGCAGGCGATGCGCCTCGGCTGGGCCGACCCGACGGTGGTCACCCACAGCGGCTACTACGAGGTGCCGGCCTCACCGCTTGGCGACCCGTTCGTGCTGTACGACCCCGCGCGGGGCACCGACGAGCACTTCGTCGTGGAGAACCGCGTCGGGGGCAGCGACCACTACGACCAGGGCCTGCTCGACATCGGTCTTGTCGTGTGGCGGGTCGACGAGCGCAACTACCACCCGGTCGGCGCCCAGGGCGCGTACCTGTCGCTCACCCGACCCGACGACGGCAGCGCGACGTTCAGCCCGGGCGTCGAACCGGGCGACCCACAGCGCACACTGGACGGAGCGACGTGGCTCGACGACAGCGACGCCGACATCGCCATCCGCGCGATCTCCCCGGTCGGCGACGTGATGCGCGTATACTTCGACGTACCGGGCGCCGGCATCCTCGTCGACCCCATCACCCACGCCTCGAATGGGACCGCGGTCGACCTCGCCCCTGGCGACTACGCCATCCGCGCGGCCACCGAGCGCTTCGGCCGGCACACGGCCGGCGTGGACAGCGCCGACTACCGGGTGCTGACCGCAGCGCAGCGCGTGCAGCAGCTGCGCGACCACGTCACCGACGCCGACCTGCGCCCCGGAATCGAGCGCAGCCTGACCGCCAAGCTGGAGTCCACGCTGGAACGGCTCGAGGCCGGCGATTCGGCGTCGGCCTGTCACCCGTTGCAGGCCTTCGCCAACGAGGTCCAGGCGCTGCAGGGTCGGCAGGTCTCCGAGGCCCGCGCCGCGGCCTGGCTGCACGAGACCCGGAGCATCCGCGCCCAGCTGAGCTGCTCCACCTGACCATCCTGGCTGGCGCCATGACCCTCCTATCTGTCGCGATCACCTGTTGACTCCGGGCCTGGGGGCCGGTACGTGTAGGTGCGCCCGCACGGTGCTGATGCCGCCCCCGCCCGACGGCGCGGTGGCGGCCCACGAGAGGAACGCTGACCATGGCCATTCCCACCGAGAACGTCGGCTCGCTGCCGCGCCCGAAGAAGCTCCAGCAGGCCCTCTCCGCCTACGACGCGGGCACCATCACCCATGAGCAGCTGGTCGCCGAGCAGGACGAGGCATGCCGGGACTCGATCGAGCGGATGGAGGCCACCGGCCAGGCGTTTGTCACCGACGGCGAGCAGCGTGAGTCGAGCTTTGCCACCTACCCGTTGACCGACACGCTGGCCGGGACCGGTCTGGCAGACAACCTCGCCCCCGACGGGCAGTTCTTCGCCATCTTCGACGACGGCCACGACCGCCAGCTGCCTCGGCTGACCGGCGGCCCCTTCCGCTACAAGACGTACGCGTCGGAGTCTGTGGAGAAGGCCGTGGCGATCGCCACCAAGCCCGTCAAGAAGGCCGTGATCGCCCCGTCCATGCTGATGCTGCTGTATCCGCTGGAGGGCGAGGTCCCCGGCTACCCCCGCGAGCAGTTCCTCTCCGACCTGGTCGACGAGTGCGAGAAGGACATCCGCCAGTGCTTCGCCGCGGGTGCGGTGCGGGTCTCGGTGGACTTCACCGAGGGCCGGCTGGCCAACAAGAACGATGCGCGCAACCCGTGGACGGGCCGCGACATGCTCGACGACTTCATCCGGCTCAACAACCGCGTCATGGAGCGCTTCACGGCCGAGGAGCGAGTCAACATCGGCATCCACACCTGCCCGGGAGGCGACTGCGACTCGGTGCACAGCGCCGAGGTGCCCTACGAGAAGCTGCTGCGCAACATGTTCGACATCAATGCCGGATACTTCCTCATCCAGTGCGCCAGCGAGCGCGACAAGGAGAACGTCTACAAGCTGTGCGGGGAGTACCGCCGCGACGACGCCGACGGCGTCGCCCAGAAGTGCTTCATGGGCGTGATCGATCCCCTGAACCCGCAGGTGGAGACGCCCGAGCAGGTCAGGGACGCGCTGGTCACCGCGGCCGGCTACATCCCGGTCGAGCACCTGGGCGCGACCGATGACTGTGGCTTCTCACCGTTCAGCACCGACGAGAAGCCCAAGCACGGCTCGCCCGACCTCGCCAGGGACATCGCGTTCCAGAAGATCACCGCGCGCGTCGAGGGCGTGCAGCTGGCCTCCGACCAGCTCGGCTTCTAGCGGCGATGGGCAGGCCGGGGGTGGGCGCGTGCGGGCCCCCGGCTCGTCACCTTGACCTCACCGGCTCGGTTGTCCGATCGGGGCGGCGAGCAGCGCATTCGGGATTCCGAACGCATCGACGAGGTCGACCGCGTGGGGCCGCAACTCGGAGCACAGACGGTCCACCTGTCTGATGATCGCGCGTGACTTGTTCGCCTCGAACAGGCCCTGTTCGAGGTACCAGGCGCGGTGCCGTTCCAAGTGGAGACAGCGCGTACAGCGTGGGTGGTCGCCATCGCCTTGAGCCCGGCCGCACGCGACTCCAGTTGCATCCGCTCACGAGGATCGGCGTCACGCGATCGCAGGAGGGAAACGTAGTCGTCGGCGAGGTCACGCAGGGCGAAGTGCAGCGCATAGGTCGTGGCCAGCGGGATGATGAGGCGCCGCTGGTGCGTGCGGTAATCGAGCAGGGGAGTCTCGGGTCCCGAGGGGGGCGCGAACTGGCGGCGTCGCTCGGCATACCGGGTGGCGATGGTCAGCGCGGATCGTGCTGCGCTCGTGATGCCTCGACGTGCCGAGGTGGAGGATGGCCCCGCCGAACAGCCCGAACTGCACCCGCGAAGCACGCATCGAGGCGCAGGTCAACATCCGCCGCAAGCGCCTTGCGGCCATGCTCAAGTTCCTCGAGGTGGAGGGAGCCGTCGAACGCACCGCCACGGGCTGGCAGCGCACCCTGCGTCCCTGGAGCTACGACGAGGATCGCGTTGCTGCCGTGACCGCACAGCGACGCGCCGAGCAGCGGGCCATGCGGACCTACATGACCACCGACGGGTGCCTCATGGCGTTCCTGCGCGAGCAGCTCGACGACCCGTCAGCAGCGCCCTGCGGCCGCTGCCGACAGCTGTGGCAGACGAGCTCGTGTCCGCGGCGGTGGGCCACCTGCGGTGCCAGACCCTCGAGATCGAGCCGCGCAAGCCGTGGCCGCAGGGCGTCGCGGGCGTGTCAGAACGCATCCGTCCGAAGCATCAGCTGCTGCCTGGCCGATCGCTGTCCGTCTTCGTCGACTCGCGCTGGACCCGGCTGGTCGACGTCGGTGTCGAACCGCTCACCTCCCGGGACTACTGGTGGCTGATCGGCACCGTCAAGGACCCAGCCACTCTCCTCGGCGCCGACGCCCACGAGATCTTGGAAGGCTTTGCCCTTGCAGCAGGGCCTGCAGGCTCACACCGTTCGACTCGCGCCATGTGAACGACGCCGGCGCGGGTGTGGCCCGTCAGGTCACTCGGCTCGCCGCTGAGCGGAGCGACGTGCTCGTCTCGGGCGGCGCCAAAGGCGTGGACCAGGTCGCCATGTCCGCCGCCGAGGAAGCCGGCGGCGCGGTGGTCGCCGGCTTCTCGGTCGGAAACGCCATGGCGCGGAACAAGATCGTCTACGCCCTCGCCCGGGTCACGCTGGTCGTCGCCGCCGACGCCCACCTTGGCGGCACCTGGGAAGGCGCGCAGGAGGCGCTGCGCCGAGCGTTCGGACCGGTGACCGTGTGGATCGGCGAGGGGCGCAGAGGCAGCGGTCGTGGTTGGGTGCCCCAACGGTTAGCGAGAGGCAGGGCGGGCGTGCTGGCACCCTACGCCGCTGCCAACGGCGGTCCGGCCTTGGCGTCCATACTGACCGGCAACTGCCCTCGTTGAAGGAGGCCTCGTGCCGCGCGCGTCAAAGGCGAGCCCCGCCCTTGACGCGCTGTCGAACGCCGAGCGGGCCGCCGCACTCGACCGGCTGCTCGACCGCCGCCCCGACTTGCTCCCCGAAGCCGAGGTCGTGGCAACCGAGCTGCTGACCGATGTCGATCGCGACGACGTGGCCGACGAGGTCGTCGACGGCCTGGCGCGCACGGCTGCCGCGGGGTTCACCGACGCCGCCACCGACATCGGCTTCGGTCTCCTGCTGGGCCTGTACCGCCTTCGGGAGGGCGCCGGCGAGGACACCCTCATCGGCTGGTGCGGTGCGGACCAGGAGTCATGGGAGCTGGCCACCAGCGTGGTGCTCGCCTTCGACGACGCCGGTCTCGACCCGGGCAGCGAGACGGTCAACGCCCTGGTGCCCGACTGGAGCGCCATCGCGTAGCGTTTGCGGCCGTGCCGCCACCCGATGCGCTGCCGCCCGGCAACAACGAGCACCCGTGGACACGGGACGCGGGCTTTGCACCTGCATCAGGCGGCTGGCACGCTGCTGTGGGCCCGCAGGGGACGGTCGAGGCGCTCGACCGGACCCAGGCCCGCGCGGTGCTGCTCGATGCGGCGACGCATCCGGCAGTGGCGGCGGATGAGCGCGGCGACTACCCACCGCTCGACCCGTTGGGAGAGGTTGGTCAAGGCCAGCGGATTGCACGCTCAAGGCTTCAACCAGATGAGCCGGTCTCTGAGGGCTTCATCGTCGGGATGCTGGGACAGCAGCGCGTCCAGCGTGATCACGAAGCGGCCGATCGCTGTTCGGGTGCGGGGCAGGCGGCGATCGGAGGTCAGCACGATGCCGAGGTGCCTTCTGCCGGCTCGTGCCCACTCCCCCGCGATGGGTACGAAGTCCTTGGCGTCGTTGGTCAGCAGTGCGCTTGCGTGGCCGACCGCATGCCCGAGCAGGGCCTCATCCGAGAGCTGGCGCGTGACGGTGTCGTCCGCCGCAGAGCGCACCGCGTGTCCACGATCGCGCAGTTGCTCGGCGATGACGGGCGTGAAGTGGACGTCGAGCAGCAGCTTCACCGAGGCGCGCCAGGCTTGGCGTCACGTGACGGTTCAGCGCCGCGCGCGAACTCTGCCTGCACCAGCGCCGAGGCCACTGACACATGCTACTGTATGTGTATGCCACTGGATCGGCGACTGCAGATCCTACTCGAGGAACGCCAGCACGTGCTGCTCGAGCAGGAGGCCGCGCGCCGGGGCACGTCGGTGGCCTCGCTGATCCGTGAGGCGATCGACCGGGTGTACGCGGGCGCAACCGCGGACCGCCAGGATGCGGCCGCGGCGATCCTCGAAGCGAGCCCCATGCCCGTCGAGGACTGGGCCCCCCTGAAGGCCCGGATGCTCGACGAGATGGCAGGCGAGCCCGGCTGATGGGCGGCCGCGCCCTCATCGACAGTGCGGTCTTCGTCTACGCCGTAGGCACCGACCATCCCTACCGTGAACCGTGCCGCCGCCTCGTCGAGGCCCTCGGGCAGGACGCGTTGCAGGGCGAGGCGAGCGTGGAGGCGGTCCAGGAGCTCCTCCACCAGCGGGTGCGGCGCACCGGCGACCGCGCCGGCGCGACGCGGTTGGCGCGTTGCGTCGCCGGCCTCTGCCCCCTGCACGACGTCACGGTGGCCGACCTGCGCACTGCTCTGGAGCTGTTCGCGCGGCACGACCGGCTGCAGGCCCGCGACGCGATCCACGCAGCCACGGCGGTCAACCGGGGCATACCCGTGATCATCTCCCCCGACCGGGACTTCGACGGGCTCGCCCATCTGCAACGGGTCGACCCTGTCGAGGCGGCCGCGTCCATCCCACCGTAGCCCTGGCGGGATGGCGAAGGTCACCTGCTCGACGGCCACGTCCGCAGCGCGGCGCGGGCGAAGGCCACGCCACCGGGGGTCGGCGACGCGCGCCTCGGGCGGTCGGTCAGGCCCCCGAGGC is a window from the Egibacteraceae bacterium genome containing:
- a CDS encoding S8 family serine peptidase gives rise to the protein MRRSIAFVGAATMMLALLPTAGGATPTADPDVIPGAYIVVLESGDPGAVAAEHSRAHNASVAHVYRHALQGYAARMSERAAARIAADPRVAYVDADRVVTTAHHQCGHDKPTPYSGDCDAPSPEPGTGTIAGTVTASTDEAIADATVTVEGTTLSATSDGNGDYSISDVPEGKHTVTATADGFDPQSKEATVGADSTTTVDFTLTATSTDLQPVPWGVERVGAPLRDGNTGAGIHVYVIDTGIDPDHRDLTTNVAEGYAVEPCRGGGCAADWDDDHGHGTHVAGTIGALDNDVDVVGVAPDVTLHAVKVLAKSGSGTRSGVIAGIDWVASHNTGLARVANMSLGGSGSKTATCANGEFSGADAYHQAICDATDVGVVFAVAAGNSGADAAGAVPAAYDDTVITVSATNADSDWPSWSNWGDDAVDYIPTVSAPVGIAAPGVSILSTQAGGGTTTKSGTSMAAPHVAGAAAVFLQSKPQAADFAAFTNARSDLLGRAQDTTESETGTWTNTSGNPHLEWFLQVTGL
- a CDS encoding DUF5615 family PIN-like protein → MKLLLDVHFTPVIAEQLRDRGHAVRSAADDTVTRQLSDEALLGHAVGHASALLTNDAKDFVPIAGEWARAGRRHLGIVLTSDRRLPRTRTAIGRFVITLDALLSQHPDDEALRDRLIWLKP
- a CDS encoding AAA family ATPase, whose protein sequence is MDTTARLSHDVDLFVAALTPVLEALARATGMDPSRAGADVALDSYHLAAALVVADGRVGDHEILALISVFAGRLDGRLGQATPEEVRRQGLLDDAAEWLGAPSPLFSLLRDADLGDHSARTRVYYERAMAVAHATAAFDGYTDRLELAAVDDFRKMLLRLLPTPPAAPAAPPAQGTGPGPAETAPAEGRPVGTVEGLHEPERSLDESLAALDELVGLDGVKAEVRLVTDLLRVEQLRRARDLPVAVQSRHLVFTGNPGTGKTTVARLVAQIYRALGVVERGHLVETDRSGLVAGFVGQTATRVTEVFDAADGGVLLIDEAYALARGGERDFGAEAIDTLVKLMEDRRDRVVVIVAGYTDEMATFIDANPGLRSRFPKTIFFPDYTTDELLAILELLARRHHYRLTRGARDAMRTLLDRAPRDRGFGNGRLARNLFEAAVARQASRVVARVDALHREGREHTEEDLVTLTARDVPERADPHATADG
- a CDS encoding acyl-CoA dehydrogenase; amino-acid sequence: MERHRAWYLEQGLFEANKSRAIIRQVDRLCSELRPHAVDLVDAFGIPNALLAAPIGQPSR
- a CDS encoding type II toxin-antitoxin system VapC family toxin, whose product is MGGRALIDSAVFVYAVGTDHPYREPCRRLVEALGQDALQGEASVEAVQELLHQRVRRTGDRAGATRLARCVAGLCPLHDVTVADLRTALELFARHDRLQARDAIHAATAVNRGIPVIISPDRDFDGLAHLQRVDPVEAAASIPP
- a CDS encoding Uma2 family endonuclease yields the protein MARVQRVITDLADYTTAELEALENEHPEWGRLEVIDGALHATGGSAVGDRHQLLVQRLYLLFAAACPPSHIVRLDTWWLSSRGRIRPDLALYRPQDRPANRRSFTVAPWATLEVLSDDVHHDLVRKHGVYAEQGVVRRAYVEAWGRYPWWCRLDGVDHDGPTATWALDGWPALHLDRDTLLAD
- a CDS encoding extracellular solute-binding protein, translating into MTGLLRWTALAMAGAMALAACQGGTTGERETGGDLGDPGDCVTVDMAVSSEKIDLLTDLAGDFNGSDEAVVDGECIFVRPYSSASGGAMTLLSQGWPNPDADGPAPVIWSPAASSWGAILNQLLDEQGESPMAPADARPFMLTPLLIAMPEPMATALGHPDTPIGWADVLALANDPEGWGSVGHPEWGRFRLGKTNPNFSTSGLSALIAQYYAATGKERGLSTEDLAQDEVAEFARGVESAVVHYGDTTLTFLNNMARNDARGTVLTYASAIAIEEVSLINYNRGNPDGVLEPGEVLEEPRIPLVGIYPKEGTLFSDNPFIILDADWVSDEQRAGARVFEEYVQRPENQERVLEFGFRPGNPEVALGPPLVADLGVDPEEPQTTLEVPPPPVMVEVLERWEEQRKAARVQLVMDVSGSMADPAGDSRETKLDLAVQAAVQALDQFRDDDEVGLRIFSTNLGPDGQDDWIDLVPIGPMSENRTALQERLEGLVPVAGTPLYTVTQESFRELRADADPAKINAVVLLTDGRNEDPRNDDLEAMLRSLTEGLEGQQSPVRIFPIAYGRDADPAVLRRIAEATDAAAYDSSDPRTIDQVFTAVISNF